Proteins co-encoded in one Balearica regulorum gibbericeps isolate bBalReg1 chromosome 24, bBalReg1.pri, whole genome shotgun sequence genomic window:
- the DCAF7 gene encoding DDB1- and CUL4-associated factor 7 — protein sequence MSLHGKRKEIYKYEAPWTVYAMNWSVRPDKRFRLALGSFVEEYNNKVQLVGLDEESSEFICRNTFDHPYPTTKLMWIPDTKGVYPDLLATSGDYLRVWRVGETETRLECLLNNNKNSDFCAPLTSFDWNEVDPYLLGTSSIDTTCTIWGLETGQVLGRVNLVSGHVKTQLIAHDKEVYDIAFSRAGGGRDMFASVGADGSVRMFDLRHLEHSTIIYEDPQHHPLLRLCWNKQDPNYLATMAMDGMEVVILDVRVPCTPVARLNNHRACVNGIAWAPHSSCHICTAADDHQALIWDIQQMPRAIEDPILAYTAEGEINNVQWASTQPDWIAICYNNCLEILRV from the exons ATGTCGCTGCACGGGAAGCGGAAGGAGATCTACAAATATGAAGCGCCCTGGACCGTGTACGCCATGAACTGGAGCGTCCGGCCGGACAAGCGGTTCCGTCTGGCGCTGGGCAGCTTCGTGGAGGAGTATAACAACAAG GTGCAACTTGTTGGTTTGGATGAAGAGAGCTCAGAGTTCATTTGCAGGAACACCTTTGATCACCCCTACCCTACCACAAAGCTTATGTGGATCCCAGACACCAAGGGAGTATATCCAGACCTGTTGGCAACCAGTGGTGACTATCTGCGCGTCTGGAGA GTGGGTGAAACAGAGACCCGGCTGGAGTGTTTGCTGAACAATAACAAGAACTCTGATTTCTGTGCTCCACTAACATCATTTGACTGGAATGAAGTGGATCCTTACCTTCTAG GTACCTCTAGTATTGACACAACCTGCACTATTTGGGGTCTGGAGACAGGACAGGTTCTGGGAAGAGTAAATCTGGTCTCTGGCCATGTGAAGACCCAGCTTATTGCGCATGACAAAGAG GTGTATGACATAGCATTTAGCCGTGCAGGTGGTGGGAGAGATATGTTTGCTTCAGTTGGTGCAGATGGCTCAGTGAGGATGTTCGATCTCCGTCATCTGGAACACAGCACCATAATTTATGAGGACCCACAGCACCATCCACTGCTGCGTCTCTGCTGGAATAAGCAGGATCCCAACTATCTTGCTACAATGGCCATGGATGGCATGGAG gtTGTCATTCTAGATGTCAGAGTTCCTTGCACTCCTGTTGCCAGGTTAAACAACCACAGAGCATGTGTAAATGGAATTGCTTGGGCACCTCATTCTTCCTGCCACATTTGTACAGCAG CGGATGACCATCAGGCTCTCATCTGGGATATCCAGCAAATGCCTCGTGCCATTGAGGACCCTATCTTGGCCTATACAGCAGAGGGAGAAATCAACAATGTACAGTGGGCATCAACTCAGCCAGACTGGATAGCTATCTGCTACAACAACTGCCTGGAGATTTTGAGGGTGTAA